From the genome of Streptomyces sp. NBC_01341, one region includes:
- a CDS encoding DUF4442 domain-containing protein → MSTQDTTVGDMLSASVPMVRTLGITYLETTAERAVLSLPDRAEYHNHLGGPHAGAMFTLAESASGAIVVAAFGDQMARAVPLPVTTEMAFKKVAMGDLTATAVLGRSAAEVVAELDEGKRPEFPVSVEIRRADGAVTSEMSVVWTLRPNR, encoded by the coding sequence ATGAGCACTCAAGACACGACAGTCGGCGACATGCTGTCCGCGAGCGTCCCGATGGTCCGCACCCTCGGCATCACGTATCTGGAGACGACCGCGGAGCGCGCTGTGCTCTCGCTCCCGGACCGGGCCGAATATCACAACCACCTCGGCGGGCCACACGCCGGAGCGATGTTCACCCTCGCGGAGTCGGCGAGCGGCGCCATCGTCGTCGCCGCGTTCGGTGACCAGATGGCACGGGCGGTCCCGCTGCCCGTGACCACGGAGATGGCCTTCAAGAAGGTGGCCATGGGTGATCTCACCGCCACCGCGGTACTGGGCCGCTCGGCGGCCGAAGTCGTGGCCGAACTCGACGAGGGCAAGCGTCCCGAGTTCCCCGTGAGCGTCGAGATCCGGCGTGCCGACGGGGCCGTGACCAGCGAGATGAGCGTGGTCTGGACCCTGCGTCCGAACCGCTGA
- a CDS encoding DedA family protein, with protein sequence MHVQEWLETVPAVSVYLLVGVVIGLESLGIPLPGEIILVSSALLASQHGDIDPVVLGACASAGAIIGDSVGYAIGRKGGRPLLAWLGGRFPRHFGEPQIALAERSFEKWGMWAVFFGRFVALLRIFAGPLAGVLRMPYWKFLIANVLGGIVWAGGTTAVIYSVGVVAEAWLKRFSWLGLLVAVLIGLVSMLVLKNRAKKAAEQADRPAPAPEPEAVPAAD encoded by the coding sequence ATGCACGTCCAGGAGTGGCTGGAGACCGTACCCGCGGTCAGCGTTTACCTCCTGGTGGGGGTCGTCATCGGGCTCGAGAGCCTGGGCATCCCGCTGCCCGGCGAGATCATCCTCGTGAGTTCGGCTCTCCTAGCCTCGCAGCACGGCGACATCGACCCGGTGGTGCTCGGCGCCTGCGCCTCGGCCGGGGCGATCATCGGCGACTCGGTCGGCTACGCCATCGGCCGCAAGGGCGGCCGCCCCCTGCTCGCATGGCTCGGCGGGAGGTTCCCCAGGCACTTCGGGGAGCCCCAGATCGCCCTGGCGGAGCGGTCCTTCGAGAAGTGGGGCATGTGGGCCGTCTTCTTCGGCCGCTTCGTCGCGCTGCTGCGGATCTTCGCGGGGCCGCTGGCGGGCGTCCTGCGCATGCCCTACTGGAAGTTCCTGATCGCCAACGTACTCGGCGGCATCGTCTGGGCCGGTGGCACCACCGCCGTCATCTACTCCGTGGGCGTCGTCGCCGAGGCGTGGCTCAAGCGGTTCTCATGGCTGGGACTGCTCGTGGCCGTACTGATCGGCCTGGTCTCCATGCTGGTGCTGAAGAACCGGGCCAAGAAGGCCGCCGAACAGGCCGACCGTCCGGCCCCGGCACCCGAACCGGAAGCGGTGCCGGCGGCCGACTGA
- a CDS encoding gamma carbonic anhydrase family protein, which yields MTEQALVTGIGGREPDVDPDAFLAPTSVVVGEVSLAAGSSVWYQAVLRADCGPISLGPDSNIQDNCSVHTDPGFPLTVGARVSVGHNAVLHGCVIEDDVLVGMGATVLNGAHIGAGSLIAAQALVPQGMRVPPGSLVAGVPAKVKRQLTDEEREGIAFNAAGYVELAKAHREAHRN from the coding sequence ATGACAGAGCAGGCGTTGGTCACCGGCATCGGCGGCAGGGAGCCGGACGTCGATCCGGACGCCTTCCTCGCACCGACGTCCGTCGTCGTCGGCGAGGTGTCGTTGGCCGCGGGCTCCAGCGTCTGGTACCAGGCGGTGCTGCGCGCGGACTGCGGCCCGATCTCGCTCGGACCGGACAGCAACATCCAGGACAACTGCAGCGTCCACACCGACCCGGGCTTCCCGCTGACGGTGGGCGCCCGGGTCTCCGTGGGCCACAACGCAGTGCTGCACGGGTGCGTGATCGAGGACGACGTCCTGGTCGGCATGGGGGCCACGGTGCTCAACGGCGCCCACATCGGGGCGGGTTCGCTGATCGCCGCACAGGCCCTCGTCCCGCAGGGGATGCGGGTCCCCCCGGGCTCCCTTGTCGCCGGCGTGCCCGCCAAGGTGAAGCGGCAGCTGACCGACGAGGAGCGGGAGGGCATCGCCTTCAACGCGGCCGGTTACGTGGAACTGGCGAAGGCGCATCGCGAGGCGCACCGGAACTGA
- a CDS encoding acyltransferase, with product MPKNRNTFSSLARLRRGVMSRAVHRVWGWAQEAGAVTAQHPGRLRFGRIGTGTRLAFPQGTVFGEPWIELGDHCIIGERVTLTAGLMPDLDLGSQPILTLGNGVVLGRGSHVIADTTVSIGSDTYCGPYVYITSTNHSYDDPHEPVGKQWPRMEPVSVGPGCWIGTGAVILPGARLGRNVVVAAGAVVRGEVPDHAVVAGAPARVVRSWDPEQGWQPPLRTPAPVPIPDGVTPEQLQAVALLLEEPAAET from the coding sequence GTGCCGAAGAACCGAAACACGTTCTCCTCTCTCGCCCGCCTGCGCCGCGGTGTCATGTCACGCGCCGTGCACCGTGTCTGGGGCTGGGCGCAGGAGGCCGGGGCGGTCACCGCGCAGCACCCGGGGCGGCTCCGGTTCGGCCGCATCGGTACGGGCACCCGGCTCGCCTTCCCGCAGGGCACGGTGTTCGGGGAGCCTTGGATCGAGTTGGGCGACCACTGCATCATCGGCGAGCGGGTGACCCTCACCGCCGGGCTGATGCCCGACCTCGACCTCGGCTCCCAGCCCATTCTGACGCTGGGCAACGGTGTCGTGCTGGGCCGAGGCAGTCACGTCATCGCCGACACCACGGTGTCGATCGGCTCGGACACGTACTGCGGCCCGTACGTCTACATCACTTCCACCAACCACAGTTACGACGACCCCCACGAGCCCGTCGGCAAGCAGTGGCCGCGGATGGAGCCGGTCTCGGTCGGGCCGGGTTGCTGGATCGGCACCGGAGCGGTCATCCTCCCGGGAGCCAGGCTGGGCCGGAACGTCGTCGTCGCGGCCGGCGCGGTCGTACGCGGCGAAGTGCCCGATCACGCGGTGGTGGCCGGGGCGCCGGCCCGGGTGGTGCGGAGCTGGGACCCGGAGCAGGGCTGGCAGCCACCGCTGCGCACGCCGGCGCCGGTGCCCATCCCGGACGGGGTCACTCCCGAACAGCTCCAGGCCGTGGCGCTCCTGCTTGAGGAGCCGGCGGCGGAAACCTGA